A single Phytohabitans houttuyneae DNA region contains:
- a CDS encoding neuraminidase-like domain-containing protein translates to MPPIRITATAPDVANLHAGLGRLRITVDPAERATGELGASTREAIRAFQRTAGLPASGELTAETVDRLNRDLSHRFFTDSKTRAAKIQQLLARTGQQIDPAETNSRRFGHSTEAALVAYLRGAGLAEDTALTPQLVDRLERDALTARLGSRTQVGQVQRTLLSAIRIGKLELRIDPVELREKRLGETSRAAIVAFQRKYHLEATGELDPLTLRRMETVATSRPVPVAKLKVDVADGLTTLTRNLRLNMTNKHVGTLQRSLAFLGLQIDEKEFKTATFGASTRQAVIAFQKRHQLPVTGHVEGETLRRLNGQIVGANPQAVTEAAPARLRGSVRDELWQGRAGVRVQLWEKLIRGTGALLGERPTTGSGFYDIPYTPPLDPATKQWRSPYHLLVKVVDAANTVLDQKVLFNPTRIAWVNFVQGSQPYRGASEFEQRLAAVTRVTGSLALHDLEETGTAQEITHVAVNTGLSVNDVMRLVIADRVAAEIAAAPVDTAAVYAFIRQNLPPSLPSDLMQSTQQWTLVDQVTERVASGLVFLEPGLLAEAFDNAVRENYIPVSTALGRDAVLAALAEARERFLLEKPILVGDGTLKTLLDTSSVGTAHYGKVADAFYTHKTLGDDFFADARSRPADFGGPDAIDDLETAVSLGEVTKNFAPMAAHLKTVIEDPADARASAPRDFAKLAHADWVQVITDAGGAVPAGTDGASTADKIANYAATLAAQAERLYPTVAFVAEAGRGARTQLAHVAEIQQFVDTQPAFDLRTSRVDAYTATNNLTVDDAVRGELKVLQRVRRIAPDATLGRVLLDEGIHSAFQVLTMGKERIVQTLAGAGVDQRVALTVYGTAEFQYGQAVNRLVAFRTELNRATPKAIVSHTYTAEELEEFSGGVPNLETLFGSMDVCDCPDCLSVLGPPAYLADVLRFLQEQPSEIAGESVREQLFKRRPDLGTLKLNCDNTNVALPYVDLVNEVLEALVPPGEPGTGHQTTRTAQELRAFPEHERRAAYDTLKEADFPMHSAFNLWQEQARVFLGHLGIARHELMSRFQAATGPTPSDVSIAGEYLGISTHETDLVTTARPTDADQQRYWGLESVTATMPVADFLERSKITYAELLRLCDVDFVNPAGAGHTVIERPANTYSLRAQRLTNLTAAKLDRMHRFLRLWRHTPWQMWELDLLIRAAKVGGGALSGDTLVRLTRVRELQSRLRVDVETVLAMYGELPTADRRNPEDPQKVVRSAYGRRFQNPTITNPVDTAFTLPIAGDPLLADHRPALVAALGVSDVDLTPLLARTDGALTVANLSTLVGYAALAGGLGMRAPDLVTMLALAGIDDPFATVAQTLDTIRQADAIAAGGIAVAALDHLLNARPDAAYGLRDEVVAQQIGTVRESLRSNPAAEPRGQVIAAVATALALTDGQAAALLDGLDDAGSPVLDRFLDPALTATGADGAYTNPVDRATFGPLFRCYRRLHKAGILLTLHRITEPAEVAWWLANAAAVGALSPADLPVDTAPAAPLYGRWLALHRFARFRDAHPAPEGTSLTALLDLARTAGSPGGTVLDRLSALTGWDRDDLDDLHTGLGFTHGATSSYRSVDTYLRLAECFHAIRRVGVTAGQLLSWADRDRDTGGAQFTTAQQVRQAAKAHYTTGAWLTTVTPLVDGLRERKRDALTAWLVEHSLRTEDEAITVNAKQWPNPRRWKDADDLLAWVLIDVQMSSCQLTSRTKQAISATQMFVQRCLLNQEQAFVQVSRAALADTVSLDSWKQWRWMKNYRVWEANRKVFLYPENWIEPELRDDKTPFFDELESELLQAEITDAAAEAAFRHYLEKVHEVARLEVTGVYYEVDDDNPYDNLPPNINRLHVIGRTKADPAVYFYRQHDLNYGTWSPWERIDVEIGGDHAIPVVYNRALYVFWLVFTEKPQKPRKQPAAQPSAKPQDTPTRPPSWRSSWPGRCARRTAGPPRSCPASGCCTRGSGRCTPTTCGRGTARRRTCSGWTSTSRRRWSSTGRSSPTRTPASSSA, encoded by the coding sequence ATGCCGCCCATCCGCATCACCGCCACCGCACCGGACGTCGCCAACCTCCACGCGGGACTGGGCCGGCTGCGCATCACCGTCGACCCGGCCGAGCGCGCCACCGGCGAGCTCGGCGCCTCCACCCGGGAGGCGATCCGGGCGTTCCAGCGCACCGCCGGGCTGCCGGCCTCCGGCGAGCTGACCGCCGAGACCGTCGACCGGCTCAACCGCGACCTCAGCCACCGGTTCTTCACCGACAGCAAAACCCGGGCGGCGAAGATCCAGCAGCTGCTGGCCCGCACCGGCCAGCAGATCGACCCCGCCGAGACCAACAGCCGCCGCTTCGGGCACAGCACCGAGGCCGCGCTTGTCGCCTACCTGCGCGGCGCAGGCCTGGCCGAGGACACCGCGCTGACCCCGCAGCTCGTCGACCGCCTCGAACGCGACGCCCTCACCGCCCGGCTGGGCAGCCGGACCCAGGTCGGTCAGGTCCAGCGCACGCTGCTGTCGGCCATCCGGATCGGCAAGCTGGAGCTGCGGATCGACCCGGTCGAGCTGCGCGAGAAGCGGCTCGGCGAGACCAGCCGGGCGGCGATCGTCGCCTTCCAGCGCAAGTACCACCTGGAGGCCACCGGCGAGCTGGACCCGCTGACCCTGCGCCGGATGGAAACGGTCGCCACCAGCCGCCCGGTGCCGGTCGCGAAGCTGAAGGTCGACGTCGCCGACGGGCTCACCACGCTCACCCGCAACCTGCGGCTCAACATGACCAACAAGCACGTCGGCACGCTGCAGCGGTCGCTGGCCTTCCTCGGCCTGCAGATCGACGAGAAGGAGTTCAAGACCGCCACCTTCGGCGCCTCCACCCGGCAGGCGGTGATCGCGTTCCAGAAGCGCCACCAGCTGCCGGTCACCGGACACGTCGAGGGCGAGACGCTGCGGCGGCTCAACGGCCAGATCGTCGGCGCCAACCCGCAGGCGGTCACCGAGGCGGCGCCGGCCCGGCTGCGCGGCTCCGTGCGCGACGAGCTCTGGCAGGGCCGCGCCGGCGTGCGGGTCCAGCTCTGGGAGAAGCTGATCCGCGGCACCGGGGCGCTGCTCGGCGAACGGCCGACGACCGGCTCCGGGTTCTACGACATCCCGTACACCCCGCCGCTGGACCCGGCCACGAAACAGTGGCGCAGCCCATACCACCTGCTCGTCAAGGTGGTCGACGCCGCCAACACGGTGCTGGACCAGAAGGTGCTGTTCAACCCGACGCGCATCGCCTGGGTCAACTTCGTCCAGGGCAGCCAGCCGTACCGCGGCGCCTCCGAGTTCGAGCAGCGCCTGGCGGCCGTGACCCGCGTGACGGGTTCGCTGGCCCTGCACGACCTGGAGGAGACCGGCACCGCACAAGAGATCACCCATGTCGCGGTCAACACCGGCCTGAGCGTCAACGACGTGATGCGCCTGGTCATCGCCGACCGGGTCGCGGCCGAGATCGCCGCCGCGCCGGTCGACACCGCCGCCGTCTACGCCTTCATCCGGCAGAACCTGCCGCCCTCGCTGCCCAGCGACCTGATGCAGAGCACCCAGCAGTGGACCCTCGTCGACCAGGTCACCGAGCGGGTGGCCAGCGGGCTCGTCTTCCTGGAGCCCGGCCTGCTGGCCGAGGCGTTCGACAACGCGGTGCGGGAGAACTACATACCGGTCAGCACCGCACTCGGCCGCGACGCCGTCCTGGCCGCACTGGCCGAGGCCCGCGAGCGGTTCCTGCTGGAAAAGCCGATCCTGGTCGGCGACGGCACCCTCAAGACGTTGCTGGACACCTCGTCGGTCGGCACGGCCCACTACGGCAAGGTCGCCGACGCCTTCTACACCCACAAGACCCTCGGCGACGACTTCTTCGCCGACGCCCGCAGCCGGCCGGCGGACTTCGGCGGCCCGGACGCGATCGACGACCTGGAGACCGCGGTCAGCCTCGGCGAGGTCACCAAGAACTTCGCCCCGATGGCCGCCCACCTCAAAACCGTGATCGAGGACCCGGCCGACGCCCGAGCCAGCGCGCCGCGCGACTTCGCCAAGCTGGCGCACGCGGACTGGGTACAGGTCATCACCGACGCCGGGGGAGCGGTGCCCGCCGGTACCGACGGCGCCAGCACCGCCGACAAGATCGCCAACTATGCCGCCACGCTGGCCGCGCAGGCCGAGCGCCTCTATCCCACGGTCGCCTTCGTCGCCGAGGCCGGCCGGGGTGCGCGCACGCAGCTGGCCCACGTCGCCGAGATCCAGCAGTTCGTCGACACTCAGCCCGCCTTCGACCTGCGCACCAGCCGCGTCGACGCGTACACGGCGACCAACAACCTCACCGTCGACGACGCGGTGCGCGGCGAGCTCAAGGTGCTGCAGCGGGTGCGGCGCATCGCCCCCGACGCCACGCTCGGCCGGGTACTGCTCGACGAGGGCATCCACAGCGCGTTCCAGGTGCTGACCATGGGCAAGGAACGGATCGTGCAGACCCTGGCCGGCGCCGGCGTCGACCAGCGGGTGGCGCTGACCGTCTACGGCACGGCCGAGTTCCAGTACGGCCAGGCGGTCAACCGGTTGGTGGCCTTCCGCACCGAGCTCAACCGCGCCACACCGAAGGCGATCGTGTCGCACACCTACACCGCCGAGGAGCTCGAGGAGTTCTCCGGCGGCGTGCCCAACCTGGAGACCCTTTTCGGCTCCATGGACGTCTGCGACTGCCCCGACTGCCTGTCCGTGCTCGGCCCGCCGGCGTACCTGGCCGACGTGTTGCGCTTCCTGCAGGAGCAGCCCTCCGAGATCGCCGGCGAGTCGGTGCGCGAGCAGCTGTTCAAGCGCCGCCCCGACCTCGGGACGCTGAAGCTCAACTGCGACAACACAAACGTCGCGCTGCCCTACGTCGACCTGGTCAACGAGGTGCTGGAGGCGCTGGTGCCGCCGGGCGAGCCCGGCACCGGCCACCAGACCACGCGCACGGCGCAGGAGCTGCGCGCGTTCCCCGAGCACGAGCGCAGGGCCGCGTACGACACGCTGAAGGAAGCCGACTTCCCGATGCACAGCGCCTTCAACCTCTGGCAGGAGCAGGCGCGCGTGTTCCTCGGCCACCTGGGCATCGCCCGCCACGAGCTGATGAGCCGCTTCCAGGCGGCCACCGGCCCGACTCCGTCCGACGTGAGCATCGCCGGGGAGTACCTCGGCATTTCCACCCACGAGACCGACCTCGTCACCACCGCCCGGCCCACCGACGCGGACCAGCAGAGGTACTGGGGGCTGGAGTCGGTCACCGCCACGATGCCGGTCGCCGACTTCCTCGAACGCTCCAAGATCACGTACGCCGAGCTGCTCCGGCTGTGCGATGTGGACTTCGTCAACCCGGCCGGCGCCGGCCACACGGTGATCGAACGGCCGGCCAACACCTACAGCCTGCGCGCGCAGCGGCTGACCAACCTCACCGCGGCGAAGCTGGACCGGATGCACCGGTTCCTGCGGCTGTGGCGGCACACGCCGTGGCAGATGTGGGAGCTGGACCTGCTGATCCGCGCGGCCAAAGTCGGCGGCGGCGCCCTTTCCGGCGACACCCTCGTGCGCCTCACCCGGGTCCGCGAGCTGCAGTCCCGGCTGCGCGTCGACGTCGAGACGGTGCTGGCCATGTACGGCGAGCTGCCCACCGCCGACCGCAGAAACCCCGAGGACCCGCAGAAGGTGGTCCGCTCCGCCTACGGCCGCCGCTTCCAGAACCCCACGATCACCAACCCGGTCGACACCGCGTTCACGCTGCCGATCGCCGGCGACCCGCTGCTGGCCGACCACCGGCCGGCCCTGGTCGCCGCCCTCGGCGTCAGCGACGTCGACCTCACGCCGCTGCTGGCACGCACCGACGGCGCGCTCACCGTCGCCAACCTCTCCACCCTCGTCGGCTACGCCGCCCTGGCCGGCGGGCTGGGGATGCGGGCACCGGACCTGGTCACGATGCTGGCACTGGCCGGCATCGACGACCCGTTCGCCACCGTCGCGCAGACCCTCGACACGATCCGGCAGGCCGACGCGATCGCCGCCGGCGGCATCGCCGTCGCCGCCCTCGACCACCTGCTCAACGCCCGGCCCGACGCCGCCTACGGCCTGCGCGACGAGGTCGTCGCCCAGCAGATCGGCACGGTCCGGGAAAGCCTGCGCAGCAATCCCGCCGCCGAGCCGCGCGGGCAGGTGATCGCGGCGGTCGCCACCGCACTCGCCCTCACCGACGGGCAGGCCGCCGCGCTGCTCGACGGCCTCGACGACGCCGGCAGCCCGGTCCTGGACCGCTTCCTCGACCCCGCACTGACCGCCACCGGCGCCGACGGCGCGTACACCAACCCGGTCGACAGGGCCACCTTCGGGCCGCTGTTCCGCTGCTACCGCCGGCTGCACAAGGCCGGCATCCTGCTCACCCTGCACCGGATCACCGAACCGGCCGAGGTCGCCTGGTGGCTGGCGAACGCCGCCGCGGTCGGCGCCCTGAGCCCCGCCGACCTGCCGGTCGACACCGCACCGGCCGCGCCGCTGTACGGCAGGTGGCTGGCCCTGCACCGCTTCGCGCGGTTCCGGGACGCGCACCCGGCGCCGGAAGGTACCTCGCTGACCGCGCTGCTCGACCTGGCCCGGACGGCCGGCTCGCCCGGCGGCACGGTGCTGGACCGGCTCAGCGCCCTCACCGGCTGGGACCGCGACGACCTGGACGACCTGCACACCGGGCTCGGCTTCACCCACGGCGCCACCTCCTCGTACCGCTCGGTGGACACCTACCTGCGGCTGGCGGAGTGCTTCCACGCCATCCGCCGCGTCGGCGTGACCGCCGGCCAGCTGCTGTCCTGGGCCGACCGCGACCGCGACACCGGCGGCGCGCAGTTCACCACCGCGCAGCAGGTACGCCAGGCGGCCAAAGCCCACTACACCACCGGCGCCTGGCTCACCACGGTCACGCCGCTGGTCGACGGGCTGCGGGAGCGCAAGCGCGACGCGCTCACCGCGTGGCTCGTCGAGCACTCGCTGCGCACCGAAGACGAGGCGATCACGGTCAACGCCAAGCAGTGGCCCAACCCGCGGCGCTGGAAGGACGCCGACGACCTGCTGGCCTGGGTGCTGATCGACGTGCAGATGAGCTCCTGCCAGCTCACCTCGCGCACCAAGCAGGCGATCAGCGCGACCCAGATGTTCGTGCAGCGCTGCCTGCTCAACCAGGAGCAGGCGTTCGTCCAGGTGTCCCGGGCGGCGCTGGCCGACACCGTCTCGCTGGACAGCTGGAAACAGTGGCGGTGGATGAAGAACTACCGGGTCTGGGAAGCCAACCGCAAGGTCTTCCTCTACCCGGAAAACTGGATCGAGCCGGAGCTGCGCGACGACAAGACCCCGTTCTTCGACGAGCTGGAAAGCGAGCTGCTGCAGGCCGAGATCACCGACGCCGCGGCCGAGGCGGCCTTCCGGCACTACCTGGAGAAGGTCCACGAGGTGGCCCGGCTGGAGGTCACCGGCGTCTACTACGAGGTCGACGACGACAACCCCTACGACAACCTGCCGCCGAACATCAACCGGCTGCACGTCATCGGGCGGACCAAGGCCGACCCCGCCGTCTACTTCTACCGCCAGCACGACCTCAACTACGGCACCTGGTCGCCGTGGGAGCGGATCGACGTGGAGATCGGCGGCGACCACGCCATCCCGGTGGTGTACAACCGTGCCCTGTACGTCTTCTGGCTCGTGTTCACCGAGAAGCCGCAGAAGCCGCGCAAGCAGCCGGCCGCCCAGCCCAGCGCCAAACCGCAGGACACCCCGACCCGTCCACCCAGCTGGAGATCCAGCTGGCCTGGACGATGCGCAAGGAGGACGGCTGGACCGCCAAGAAGCTGTCCCGCGAGCGGCTGCTGCACCCGTGGCAGCGGCCGCTGCACTCCTACAACCTGCGGCCGCGGTACCGCTCGCAGGAGAACATGCTCTGGCTGGACCTCTACATCTCGACGTCGGTGGAGTTCAACGGGGCGCAGTTCACCGACCCGTACACCGGCCTCAAGCAGCGCCTGA
- a CDS encoding nucleotidyltransferase domain-containing protein, with the protein MTGPLPPALAAVVDAVVTHCDPDEIVLFGSWAKGTTHRYSDIDILVIGPFTASPWLRDRELREALRELPVAVDLHLLTPREMAVESARPHTYLNTLRETSQRVYLRTGRPTSLPGGPAAA; encoded by the coding sequence ATGACCGGCCCGCTGCCGCCGGCCCTCGCGGCCGTCGTCGACGCCGTCGTCACCCACTGCGATCCGGACGAGATAGTCCTCTTCGGGTCGTGGGCAAAAGGCACCACGCACCGGTACAGCGACATCGACATTCTCGTGATCGGCCCGTTCACCGCCTCGCCGTGGCTGCGCGACCGCGAGCTGCGCGAGGCGCTGCGCGAGCTTCCGGTCGCGGTCGACCTGCACCTGCTCACGCCGAGGGAAATGGCGGTCGAGTCCGCGCGGCCGCACACGTACCTCAACACCCTGCGCGAGACGAGCCAACGTGTCTACTTGCGGACAGGCCGCCCGACATCCTTGCCCGGCGGTCCCGCGGCTGCCTAG
- a CDS encoding fibronectin type III domain-containing protein, translated as MRYVAMVTAAVLALSGGAASADPESGPPAPVDLTVSAGGESGVLSWRQPPGQRARAFRVYESGVEIARNTTTHAPLRNLGFARTRTYTVTAVDGLGRESAHSAPISRRLGISGVPPMCVPATLTGVVATAVTASAVSLTWTVNGDPGLTVVTGGPAGPVATDQSGIRVGGLSPATAYTFTLTHQPRCSAPAAPATAVTVVTAAGAAGTPAPPAAPTVTASTDTTVTLGWQPPPTGASGYAVYESGRRVATSTGPSATVRGLYHAARYTFQITALDAAGNESPAVLVAANTATCQASPPRPAALTATALSASSIRLSWQYDAWAEGYTLYSGDAAVGTSAGTATVLSGLPPATVHRLRVAATLPGTCGQSPLSSVIRVTTPAGPAARPARPADFRVASGNPMTGAVTLTWTQPDGGQPATGFRVYRGAEILAEVAAAPATLLLPQATTQVLTVVAVDAQGMESARSADLTVRVPYLPPP; from the coding sequence ATGCGATATGTGGCAATGGTGACGGCGGCCGTCCTGGCCCTCTCCGGCGGCGCCGCCTCGGCGGACCCGGAAAGCGGCCCACCCGCACCGGTCGACCTCACCGTCAGCGCGGGCGGCGAGTCGGGCGTGCTGTCCTGGCGGCAGCCGCCAGGACAGCGGGCCCGCGCCTTCCGCGTCTACGAAAGCGGCGTCGAGATCGCCCGCAACACCACGACCCACGCGCCACTGCGCAATCTCGGCTTCGCGCGCACCCGCACCTACACCGTCACCGCGGTCGACGGCCTGGGCCGCGAGTCCGCCCACTCCGCACCGATCAGCCGGCGCCTGGGCATCTCCGGCGTGCCACCAATGTGCGTGCCGGCCACCCTCACCGGCGTGGTCGCGACCGCGGTCACCGCCTCCGCCGTCTCGCTGACCTGGACGGTCAACGGCGACCCGGGCCTCACCGTCGTCACCGGCGGCCCGGCCGGCCCCGTCGCGACCGACCAGTCCGGCATCCGCGTCGGCGGCCTCAGCCCCGCCACGGCGTACACCTTCACGCTCACCCACCAGCCGCGCTGCTCCGCCCCGGCCGCGCCGGCCACGGCGGTGACCGTCGTGACCGCGGCCGGCGCCGCCGGCACACCCGCGCCGCCCGCCGCGCCCACCGTCACCGCGAGCACCGACACCACCGTCACCCTCGGCTGGCAGCCGCCGCCCACCGGCGCGAGCGGGTACGCCGTCTACGAGTCCGGCCGGCGCGTGGCGACCTCCACCGGCCCGTCCGCCACGGTGCGCGGCCTGTACCACGCCGCCCGGTACACCTTCCAGATCACCGCGCTCGACGCCGCCGGCAACGAGTCGCCCGCCGTCCTGGTCGCCGCGAACACCGCCACCTGCCAGGCCAGCCCGCCGCGGCCGGCCGCCCTCACCGCCACCGCGCTGTCCGCGTCGTCGATCCGGCTCTCCTGGCAGTACGACGCCTGGGCCGAGGGATACACGCTCTACAGCGGCGACGCGGCGGTCGGCACCAGCGCCGGCACGGCCACCGTGCTCAGCGGACTGCCGCCGGCCACCGTCCACCGCCTGCGCGTCGCCGCCACCCTGCCCGGCACCTGCGGGCAGAGCCCGCTCAGCTCGGTCATCCGCGTCACCACGCCGGCCGGTCCCGCCGCCCGGCCGGCACGCCCGGCCGACTTCCGGGTGGCATCCGGCAACCCCATGACGGGTGCGGTGACGCTGACCTGGACGCAGCCGGACGGCGGCCAGCCCGCCACCGGCTTCCGGGTGTACCGGGGTGCCGAGATCCTCGCGGAGGTGGCGGCCGCGCCCGCGACGCTCCTGCTCCCGCAGGCGACCACCCAGGTGCTCACGGTCGTCGCCGTCGACGCGCAGGGGATGGAGTCCGCGCGCAGCGCCGACCTGACCGTCCGCGTGCCGTACCTGCCCCCGCCGTAG
- a CDS encoding AfsR/SARP family transcriptional regulator codes for MANALYFRIMGSLEVRRDGQLVEVTAPKLRIILASLLLQPGSVVPVAALIDRIWEDEPPAGARATLQTYTARLRRILGVDGIVNTRAGGYAIDLPPGSSDVQDFEALLEKARSAALRADRQGELDALRTAVGLWRGPILSDVESPALHRQDVPRLLERCLQAAEQRFELEVATGNHRGVVEELRALTALHPLREGLRAQLMRTLHRSGRRAEALDVYRDTRAHLRAELGLDPGNELESLQQVILNGQDDRAESEWVPYPVLCQLPPSIGDFVGRAEQSGRLAALLTRADAVPIAVVSGVAGVGKSTLAVHVAHQLRSRFPDGQLYINLEGAGPTPRDPVEVLGEFLHALGHLPAALPRGLGARAAAFRARVADRRVLIVLDDAADADQITPLLPGTPGAAVLVTSRRTLPELPGAHRHRLPPFSIDEGVTLLSRIVDSRRVADERGVAEEIVDLCGRLPLAVRIVGARLQPGATVRLSALADRLRDDTRRLDELSVGRLEVRSQLELAYSGLAPPVQVAVRRMGLLPPGPFAAWALGVLCDDAGGGDRLAEQLATAGLLDPVGADACGQFRYRPHDLVALYARELAGQEDESLSRAAVKRLLGELLQLGNEAYAGATRVNEGLPPGPLPADLPPAACDAGWLAKDADGWLHAERTLLLHIIAQACRYGWYDRAAILADLVIPALAIRGGFEQLEQARAQVRDAALAAGDQTVAYRAETSRADILLSQRVDEAANAFASCVRVFRRLGLHRELVHSLTGLAFARIWQGLPGTAHAQEAIRVAEAAGDRESIVLALRTHAETLITDEPAAALPLLAKALAVVRELDNPEAERAILVRITDCATSLGDLETAERTYARASELTDPRTNTLGHAWLLMHHSRMRRVQGDHRAAVAEARHARELMAQAGDTRGVATASLHLAEAHLVAGDAGAAVAVVRETLSSMDADALPRLKARAELLIDRAAEQSR; via the coding sequence ATGGCAAACGCGCTCTACTTCCGGATCATGGGCTCGTTGGAGGTACGCCGGGACGGCCAGCTCGTGGAGGTCACCGCGCCCAAGCTGAGGATCATCCTGGCCTCGCTGCTGCTCCAGCCCGGCTCGGTGGTCCCGGTCGCCGCGCTCATCGACCGCATCTGGGAGGACGAGCCGCCGGCCGGTGCCCGCGCGACGCTGCAGACCTACACCGCGCGGCTGCGGCGGATCCTGGGCGTCGACGGAATCGTGAACACGCGTGCCGGTGGCTACGCGATCGACCTGCCGCCCGGCTCCTCGGACGTGCAGGACTTCGAGGCGCTGCTGGAGAAGGCGCGGTCGGCGGCGCTGCGGGCCGACCGCCAGGGCGAGCTCGACGCGCTGCGTACGGCGGTCGGGCTGTGGCGCGGGCCGATACTGTCCGATGTGGAGTCGCCGGCGCTGCACCGCCAGGACGTACCGCGCCTGCTGGAACGGTGCCTGCAGGCCGCCGAGCAGCGGTTCGAGCTGGAGGTCGCGACCGGCAACCACCGCGGCGTCGTCGAAGAGCTGCGCGCGCTCACCGCCCTGCACCCGCTGCGGGAAGGGCTGCGCGCCCAGCTGATGCGTACCCTGCACCGCTCGGGCCGGCGGGCCGAGGCGCTCGACGTCTACCGGGACACCCGCGCCCACCTGCGGGCCGAGCTCGGCCTCGACCCGGGAAACGAGCTGGAGTCGCTGCAGCAGGTGATCCTGAACGGGCAGGACGACCGCGCCGAGTCCGAGTGGGTGCCCTACCCGGTGCTGTGCCAGCTGCCACCGTCCATCGGCGACTTCGTCGGGCGGGCGGAGCAGTCCGGACGGTTGGCGGCGCTGCTCACGCGCGCCGACGCGGTACCGATCGCGGTGGTCAGCGGGGTGGCCGGCGTGGGCAAGTCGACGCTCGCGGTACACGTGGCCCACCAGCTGCGCTCGCGGTTTCCGGACGGCCAGCTGTACATCAACCTGGAGGGCGCCGGCCCGACGCCGCGAGATCCGGTGGAGGTACTCGGGGAGTTCCTGCACGCCCTCGGGCACCTGCCCGCCGCCCTGCCGCGAGGTCTGGGCGCGCGGGCCGCGGCGTTCCGGGCCCGGGTGGCCGACCGGCGGGTGCTGATCGTGCTCGACGACGCCGCCGACGCCGACCAGATCACCCCGCTGCTTCCCGGCACGCCCGGCGCGGCGGTGCTCGTCACCAGCCGCCGCACCCTTCCCGAGCTGCCGGGCGCACACCGGCACCGGTTGCCGCCGTTTTCGATCGACGAGGGCGTGACCCTGCTCAGCCGCATCGTGGACAGCCGCCGGGTGGCGGACGAGCGCGGGGTGGCGGAGGAGATCGTCGACCTGTGCGGCCGCCTGCCACTCGCGGTGCGCATCGTCGGCGCGCGCCTGCAGCCGGGAGCCACGGTCCGGCTCAGCGCACTGGCCGACCGGCTCCGCGACGACACCCGCCGCCTGGACGAGCTGTCGGTCGGCCGGCTCGAAGTCCGTTCCCAGCTCGAGCTGGCCTACTCCGGCCTCGCACCGCCGGTTCAGGTCGCGGTCCGGCGGATGGGGCTTCTGCCGCCCGGGCCGTTCGCGGCGTGGGCGCTCGGCGTGCTCTGCGACGACGCCGGCGGCGGCGACCGGCTCGCCGAGCAGCTGGCGACGGCCGGGCTCCTCGACCCGGTGGGCGCCGACGCGTGCGGCCAGTTCCGCTACCGGCCGCACGACCTTGTCGCCCTCTACGCCCGCGAGCTCGCCGGGCAGGAGGACGAAAGCCTGTCCCGGGCGGCGGTCAAGCGGCTGCTCGGCGAGCTGCTCCAGCTGGGCAACGAGGCCTACGCGGGCGCCACGCGGGTCAACGAAGGGCTGCCACCCGGCCCGCTCCCCGCCGACCTGCCGCCCGCCGCCTGCGACGCCGGCTGGCTGGCCAAGGACGCCGACGGATGGCTGCACGCCGAGCGGACGCTGCTGCTGCACATCATCGCGCAGGCCTGCCGCTACGGCTGGTACGACAGGGCCGCGATCCTCGCCGACCTCGTCATACCCGCGTTGGCCATCCGGGGCGGCTTCGAGCAGCTCGAACAGGCCCGGGCGCAGGTACGCGACGCGGCGCTCGCGGCCGGCGACCAGACGGTGGCCTACCGCGCGGAGACGAGCCGGGCCGACATCCTGCTGTCCCAGCGGGTCGACGAGGCCGCCAACGCCTTCGCCTCCTGCGTGCGGGTCTTCCGGCGGCTGGGCCTGCACCGCGAGCTGGTACACAGCCTCACCGGCCTGGCCTTCGCCCGCATCTGGCAGGGGCTGCCCGGCACCGCACACGCCCAGGAGGCCATCCGGGTCGCGGAGGCGGCCGGCGACCGCGAGAGCATCGTGCTGGCGCTGCGCACCCACGCCGAGACGCTGATCACCGACGAGCCGGCCGCCGCACTCCCCCTACTGGCGAAGGCCCTCGCCGTGGTGCGGGAGCTGGACAACCCGGAGGCGGAGCGCGCGATCCTCGTGCGCATCACCGACTGCGCCACCTCGCTCGGCGACCTGGAGACCGCGGAGCGGACGTACGCGCGAGCGAGCGAGCTCACCGACCCGCGGACCAACACGCTCGGCCATGCCTGGCTGCTGATGCATCACAGCCGGATGCGGCGGGTGCAAGGAGACCACCGCGCGGCGGTCGCGGAGGCGCGGCACGCCCGGGAGCTGATGGCGCAGGCGGGCGACACCCGCGGCGTGGCCACCGCATCCCTGCACCTGGCCGAGGCGCACCTCGTCGCGGGCGACGCCGGCGCCGCGGTGGCGGTCGTGCGCGAGACACTGTCCTCAATGGACGCCGATGCGCTGCCTCGGCTCAAGGCCCGGGCGGAGCTGCTCATCGACCGGGCCGCAGAGCAGTCGCGGTGA